A region from the Gossypium hirsutum isolate 1008001.06 chromosome A08, Gossypium_hirsutum_v2.1, whole genome shotgun sequence genome encodes:
- the LOC107932813 gene encoding lysine-specific demethylase 2A, which yields MASSICLSLSPPSKTLSPPSTSTSSGCKCCSVVSVSKCHKPTRRKRQQVICTAPEEEKLTRRNPLDFPVEWERPKPGRRTDIFPQFSPMKTPLLAPMPYDPPEENEEEEEEKKEEEEEDLEKEQEPENPEKQS from the exons ATGGCATCATCCATTTGCCTATCCTTATCGCCGCCGTCTAAAACTCTATCTCCGCCTTCCACTTCCACCAGCAGTGGTTGCAAATGCTGCTCCGTCGTCTCCGTTTCAAAATGCCATAAACCGACGAGGAGAAAGAGGCAGCAGGTGATTTGTACGGCTCCTGAGGAAGAGAAATTGACTCGTCGTAATCCCCTCGATTTCCCCGTT GAATGGGAGAGGCCTAAACCAGGGCGTAGAACTGACATTTTCCCTCAATTCAGTCCCATGAAAACACCATTACTGGCGCCAATGCCATATGATCCTCccgaagaaaatgaagaagaagaggaagaaaagaaagaggaagaagaggaagatcTAGAAAAGGAACAGGAACCCGAAAACCCCGAAAAGCAGTCATGA